From the genome of Deinococcus sp. JMULE3, one region includes:
- the rplI gene encoding 50S ribosomal protein L9: protein MQVILLEPGKLGKTGDVVNVKDGYARNWLIPQGIATPATASNMKSLEARIRARQKTLAAEKASAEDLASRLNGVAVELSVRAGEGKIYGAVTHQDVADSLDKLGFDVDKRRITMPKTVKEIGEYDITYRAHPEVSIPMKLVVHAAK, encoded by the coding sequence ATGCAAGTAATTCTTCTTGAACCCGGCAAGCTCGGCAAGACCGGCGACGTCGTGAACGTCAAAGACGGCTACGCCCGCAACTGGCTGATCCCCCAGGGCATCGCCACGCCGGCCACCGCCAGCAACATGAAGAGCCTCGAGGCCCGCATCCGCGCCCGCCAGAAGACCCTGGCGGCCGAGAAGGCCAGCGCCGAGGACCTCGCCAGCCGCCTGAACGGCGTCGCCGTGGAACTCAGCGTCCGCGCCGGCGAAGGCAAGATCTACGGTGCGGTCACGCACCAGGACGTTGCCGATTCGCTCGACAAGCTGGGCTTCGACGTGGACAAGCGCCGCATCACGATGCCGAAAACCGTCAAGGAAATTGGCGAGTACGACATCACCTACCGCGCCCACCCCGAAGTGAGCATCCCCATGAAGCTCGTGGTGCACGCCGCGAAGTAA
- a CDS encoding tRNA (adenine(22)-N(1))-methyltransferase TrmK: protein MPHLDARLQAALHLIQADAHADIGSDHAHLPIRLAQLGRITRGVIVEVNPGPLEHARVNVARAGLTGRLEVRAGNGLAPLAPGEVQSASMTGMGAQTMLGILTRTPDRVPDALVLQPNDSPEPLRRWAQERGYHVAAEVLAPGFWRYPVLRLERQSGPDPAYVALPEEAALRYGPLLLREGGTLLRQQVWADVTRLTPLAAPGRAAEYDLQVAQSAAAWLAGDRK from the coding sequence ATGCCGCACCTTGACGCGCGCCTCCAGGCGGCCCTGCACCTGATCCAGGCCGACGCTCACGCGGACATCGGCAGTGACCACGCGCACCTCCCCATCCGGCTGGCGCAGCTGGGCCGCATCACGCGCGGCGTGATCGTCGAGGTGAACCCCGGCCCGCTGGAACACGCCCGCGTGAACGTCGCCCGCGCGGGCCTCACAGGCCGCCTGGAGGTCCGCGCCGGAAACGGCCTCGCCCCGCTGGCGCCCGGCGAGGTGCAGAGTGCCAGCATGACCGGCATGGGCGCGCAGACCATGCTGGGCATCCTGACCCGCACGCCTGATCGCGTGCCGGACGCGCTGGTGCTGCAACCGAACGACAGCCCGGAACCGCTGCGCCGCTGGGCGCAGGAACGCGGCTATCACGTCGCGGCGGAGGTCCTGGCGCCCGGCTTCTGGCGCTACCCGGTCCTGCGGCTGGAACGTCAGTCCGGCCCCGACCCGGCCTACGTGGCCCTGCCGGAGGAGGCGGCCCTGCGCTACGGCCCGCTGCTGCTGCGCGAGGGGGGTACCTTGCTGCGCCAGCAGGTGTGGGCAGACGTAACCCGCCTGACCCCGCTGGCCGCCCCAGGCCGCGCCGCCGAGTACGACCTGCAGGTCGCGCAGAGCGCCGCCGCGTGGCTGGCAGGGGATAGAAAATAA
- a CDS encoding YqhA family protein: MPKRPAPPLSRTRRVTLAGAFGFTRLIVELGVLSSFAFSLALFIAAIAQAYVTIRAALGDLGEAHTTKTLIVAAVEQADTLLVGVALLIISFGLQALFVGRVQNVPRWLHIDSFDDLKQKLIGIVIVALSVNFFSVALEWKGGSDILVYGAAIAAVILSVGAYSVILSRQGHRPDAPEDPHAAP; the protein is encoded by the coding sequence GCGCGTCACGCTGGCGGGCGCGTTCGGGTTCACGCGCCTGATCGTGGAACTGGGCGTGCTGAGTTCCTTCGCGTTCAGCCTCGCACTGTTCATCGCCGCCATCGCGCAGGCGTACGTCACCATCCGCGCGGCGCTGGGTGACCTGGGCGAGGCGCACACCACCAAGACCCTGATCGTCGCGGCGGTCGAGCAGGCCGACACGCTGCTGGTCGGGGTGGCGCTGCTGATCATCTCGTTCGGGTTGCAGGCGCTGTTCGTGGGCCGCGTGCAGAACGTGCCCCGCTGGCTGCACATCGACTCCTTCGACGACCTGAAGCAGAAACTGATCGGCATCGTGATCGTGGCGCTCAGCGTGAACTTCTTCAGCGTCGCGCTGGAATGGAAGGGCGGGTCGGACATCCTCGTGTACGGCGCGGCCATCGCGGCCGTGATTCTCTCGGTGGGGGCGTACTCCGTGATCCTCTCCCGCCAGGGGCACCGCCCGGACGCGCCCGAAGACCCGCATGCCGCACCTTGA
- the rny gene encoding ribonuclease Y, translating into MTTPGLIGIIVALLLGLVGGFLAGQSRGARQRAEIDTRLQQEAQRDADRIRAQADADARTLRAEADQDRQDATRRIKEASDREAQLGVQVAQFDAQLTQIQGQREQISALRAALDQERAQVKQDAAREREALSGDRQETRREREELKREIERLNRRAEQLDARGEKLDALEERLEDRARHLTEQEQEIGARLHQADLKLFEIAGLSPEAARADILTRLDAELEEEKAIRVKAMQERASADAKRSARHVIAQAIQRSASETSAALSVSVVPIPNDAMKGRLIGREGRNIRAFEALTGVDLIIDDTPEAVILSSFNPVRREVAKHVLDALVADGRIHPTRIEEMVHKAQDEMKAFMHAQGEEAAIEAGVVGIKPGLVQLLGRMYFRTSYGQNVLKHSIQVAHLTGIMAGELGLDAGMARRAGLMHDVGKSIDREIDGTHVEIGINLAKRFGEPAEVIDAIAHHHDPENGETLYSVLVAAADAISAARPGARREELESYVRRLEMLEQIAVSFPGVQQAYAIQAGREVRVIVQPEKVTDAQATLLAREIAGRVEQDMEYPGQVQVTVVRESRAVEVAR; encoded by the coding sequence GTGACGACCCCAGGACTTATCGGGATCATCGTGGCGCTGCTGCTCGGACTGGTCGGGGGATTCCTGGCGGGGCAGAGTCGTGGGGCGCGGCAGCGCGCCGAGATCGACACTCGCCTGCAGCAGGAAGCCCAGCGCGACGCGGACCGCATCCGCGCGCAGGCCGACGCCGACGCCCGCACCCTGCGGGCCGAGGCCGACCAGGACAGGCAGGACGCCACCCGCAGAATCAAGGAAGCCAGTGACCGCGAAGCCCAGCTGGGCGTGCAGGTCGCGCAGTTCGACGCGCAGCTCACGCAGATTCAGGGGCAGCGCGAGCAGATCAGCGCCCTGCGCGCCGCGCTGGACCAGGAACGCGCGCAGGTCAAGCAGGACGCCGCCCGTGAACGCGAGGCGCTGAGCGGCGACCGCCAGGAGACCCGCCGGGAACGCGAGGAACTCAAACGTGAGATCGAGCGGCTCAACCGCCGCGCCGAGCAGCTCGACGCGCGCGGTGAGAAGCTCGACGCGCTGGAGGAACGCCTGGAAGACCGCGCCCGGCACCTCACCGAGCAGGAGCAGGAGATCGGCGCGCGCCTGCATCAGGCGGACCTGAAACTCTTCGAGATCGCCGGACTGTCCCCAGAGGCGGCCCGCGCGGACATCCTGACCCGCCTGGACGCCGAACTGGAAGAGGAGAAGGCCATCCGCGTGAAGGCCATGCAGGAACGCGCCAGCGCCGACGCGAAACGCTCAGCGCGGCACGTGATCGCGCAGGCCATCCAGCGCAGCGCCTCAGAGACGAGCGCCGCCCTGAGCGTGTCGGTCGTCCCCATCCCGAACGACGCCATGAAAGGCCGCCTGATCGGCCGCGAGGGCCGCAACATCCGCGCGTTCGAGGCCCTGACCGGCGTGGACCTGATCATCGACGACACGCCCGAAGCAGTGATCCTCTCGAGCTTCAACCCGGTGCGGCGCGAGGTCGCCAAGCACGTCCTGGACGCCCTGGTCGCCGACGGCCGCATCCACCCGACCCGCATCGAGGAGATGGTGCACAAGGCGCAGGACGAGATGAAGGCCTTCATGCACGCCCAGGGCGAGGAAGCCGCCATCGAGGCGGGCGTGGTGGGCATCAAGCCGGGCCTCGTGCAGCTGCTGGGCCGCATGTACTTCCGCACCAGCTACGGCCAGAACGTCCTGAAGCACTCCATTCAGGTGGCGCACCTGACCGGCATCATGGCCGGGGAGCTGGGCCTCGACGCCGGAATGGCCCGCCGCGCCGGACTGATGCACGACGTCGGCAAGAGCATCGACCGTGAGATCGACGGCACGCACGTCGAGATCGGCATCAACCTCGCCAAGCGCTTCGGGGAGCCCGCCGAGGTCATCGACGCGATCGCGCACCACCACGACCCGGAGAACGGCGAGACGCTGTACTCCGTGCTGGTGGCCGCCGCCGACGCCATCAGCGCCGCGCGACCCGGTGCGCGCCGCGAGGAGCTGGAATCGTACGTGCGCCGCCTGGAGATGCTGGAGCAGATCGCCGTGTCGTTCCCCGGCGTGCAGCAGGCCTACGCCATCCAGGCCGGGCGCGAGGTGCGCGTGATCGTGCAGCCGGAGAAGGTCACGGACGCCCAGGCGACCCTGCTGGCCCGCGAGATCGCCGGGCGGGTCGAGCAGGACATGGAGTACCCCGGTCAGGTCCAGGTGACCGTGGTCCGCGAGAGCCGCGCCGTGGAAGTTGCCCGCTGA
- a CDS encoding DinB family protein, whose translation MTTPTPSASSAVSGILDILREAALGGHPGQGTAFLDGTKADGSGNHGLLATLDALSAEQASREVLGSTVAAHAAHTAYHLEVIVRWERDGDRGPFDWKGSFQPAQVDAAGWEAARERLRAAYDALVTFARTFEDRPADRDVTGGLTGAVAHVAYHLGAIRQLIKAVP comes from the coding sequence ATGACCACCCCCACCCCGTCGGCGTCCAGCGCGGTCAGCGGCATCCTCGACATCCTGCGCGAGGCCGCACTGGGCGGCCACCCCGGCCAGGGCACCGCCTTCCTGGACGGCACGAAAGCCGACGGCAGCGGCAACCACGGGCTGCTCGCCACCCTGGACGCCCTGAGTGCCGAGCAGGCCAGCCGGGAGGTGCTGGGCAGCACCGTCGCCGCGCACGCCGCGCACACCGCCTACCACCTCGAAGTCATCGTCCGCTGGGAGCGCGACGGGGACCGCGGTCCCTTCGACTGGAAAGGGAGTTTCCAGCCTGCCCAGGTGGACGCCGCCGGGTGGGAGGCCGCCCGCGAACGGCTGCGCGCCGCGTACGACGCCCTGGTGACCTTCGCCCGCACCTTCGAGGACCGACCCGCCGATAGGGACGTGACCGGCGGCCTGACGGGTGCGGTCGCGCACGTCGCGTACCACCTGGGCGCCATCCGGCAGCTGATCAAGGCCGTTCCGTGA
- the rpsR gene encoding 30S ribosomal protein S18, with protein MTQTNSAERKPRGKGPKRPRKPKVDPFSIGELEITDYKDVKMLRRFVSDTGKILPRRRTGLSAKHQRRIAQTIKIARQLALLPYTEKLVRK; from the coding sequence ATGACCCAGACCAACAGCGCCGAGCGTAAACCGCGCGGCAAGGGACCCAAGCGTCCCCGCAAGCCCAAGGTCGATCCGTTCTCCATCGGGGAACTGGAAATCACCGATTACAAAGACGTGAAGATGCTGCGCCGTTTCGTGAGCGACACGGGCAAGATCCTCCCCCGCCGCCGCACGGGCCTCTCGGCCAAGCACCAGCGCCGCATCGCGCAGACGATCAAGATCGCCCGCCAGCTGGCCCTGCTGCCCTACACCGAGAAGCTCGTCCGGAAATAA
- the rpsF gene encoding 30S ribosomal protein S6, whose translation MNQYDLNLILNPNLSAEQVGIEKDYIETTVKNAGGEISNLDELGNRRLAYAVNKDREGYYLMYTIKAAGNPETDIASTLRLRDHVRRVLVVKDRPEWKTKKA comes from the coding sequence ATGAACCAGTACGACCTGAACCTGATCCTGAACCCCAACCTCAGCGCCGAGCAGGTGGGCATCGAGAAGGACTACATCGAGACCACCGTGAAGAACGCGGGCGGGGAAATCAGCAACCTGGACGAGCTCGGCAACCGCCGCCTCGCCTACGCCGTGAACAAGGACCGCGAGGGCTACTACCTGATGTACACCATCAAGGCCGCCGGCAACCCCGAAACGGACATCGCCAGCACCCTGCGTCTGCGTGACCACGTGCGCCGCGTCCTGGTGGTCAAGGACCGCCCGGAGTGGAAGACCAAGAAGGCCTGA
- a CDS encoding single-stranded DNA-binding protein — MARGMNHVYLIGALARDPELRYTPSGTAVFEATIAGEDHVIGNDGRERKLPWYHRVSILGKPAEWQAERNLKGGDAVMVEGSVEYSQWEAPEGGKRSMVRVKALRMEQLGYTPELVQDAGGGVRMSSGMNEVILIGNVTRDPELRYTPAGDAVLGLGLAVNETWNDRQGQRQEKTHWIDVTLWRDLAERMKDLRKGDPVLVQGRLVNEAWTDRDGNKRNSTKVEATRVEALSRGAGAGNPAATPAGPRTQTASSAARPQSGGYGQPSRAANTGNRSGGLDIDQGLDDFPPDEDLPF; from the coding sequence ATGGCCCGAGGCATGAACCACGTTTACCTGATCGGCGCACTCGCCCGCGATCCCGAACTGCGCTACACCCCCAGCGGCACCGCCGTGTTCGAAGCCACCATCGCCGGTGAAGATCACGTCATCGGCAACGACGGGCGCGAACGCAAACTCCCCTGGTACCACCGCGTGTCCATTCTCGGCAAACCCGCCGAGTGGCAGGCCGAACGCAACCTGAAAGGCGGCGACGCCGTGATGGTCGAAGGCAGCGTGGAGTACAGCCAGTGGGAAGCCCCTGAAGGCGGCAAACGCAGCATGGTCCGCGTGAAGGCCCTGCGCATGGAACAGCTCGGGTACACCCCCGAACTCGTTCAGGACGCCGGAGGCGGCGTTCGCATGAGCAGCGGCATGAACGAAGTCATTCTCATCGGGAACGTCACCCGTGACCCCGAACTGCGCTACACCCCCGCCGGCGACGCCGTGCTCGGACTCGGCCTGGCCGTGAACGAGACCTGGAACGACCGACAGGGCCAGCGTCAGGAGAAGACCCACTGGATCGACGTGACGCTGTGGCGCGACCTCGCCGAACGCATGAAGGACCTCCGCAAAGGGGACCCCGTGCTCGTGCAGGGACGACTGGTCAACGAAGCGTGGACCGATCGCGACGGTAACAAACGCAACTCCACCAAAGTAGAGGCGACGCGAGTCGAAGCCCTGTCCCGAGGCGCAGGGGCCGGTAACCCTGCAGCCACCCCCGCCGGACCTCGCACGCAGACCGCGAGCAGTGCGGCGCGCCCCCAGAGCGGCGGCTACGGCCAGCCGAGCCGGGCAGCGAACACGGGGAACCGTTCGGGCGGCTTAGATATTGACCAAGGTCTCGACGATTTCCCACCGGACGAAGACCTGCCGTTCTGA